The DNA window ATTTGCAGTGAGTTTTCAGTATTCTTCGTAAAATTATTACCCAGGGGAAACCGGAGTAATAACACTACCCTTCTGAACCATCCCCCGATTTAGCGGGTATTCAGGTTTTGGTGATTGATGATGAAGTGGATTCCTACCAGTTTGTGGCGTTTGTGTTGGAACAGGCAGGTGCAAGGGTAATCATTGCTGAGACTGCAAATGAGGGATTTCTGGCGTTCGTGCAATCTCCGCCCGATATATGACTTAGCGACATTGGTATGCCCCATAGGGATGGCTATATGCTGATCCAACAAATTAGGACGTTGCCCCAGAGCAGGGAGGGACTATTCCTGCGATCGCTCTCGCTGCCTGCGCCAGGGATTTCGATCAGCAGAAGGCAATACAAGCTGGATTTCAACTGCATTTTAGTAAACCGATCGAGCCAGAA is part of the Kovacikia minuta CCNUW1 genome and encodes:
- a CDS encoding response regulator; this translates as MVIDDEVDSYQFVAFVLEQAGARVIIAETANEGFLAFVQSPPDI